DNA sequence from the Dehalococcoidales bacterium genome:
GCCTCGATAAGTACCTTCCCCTGGCTCTCATACAGGGTGGGGAAGACCAGGGCGGTGGCATCCCGGTACTGCTGGTATAGTGTTTCCAGGGGTAGCTGACCGGTGAACGCCACGTATTCCGACAGGTCACGCTCGCGAACCATCGTCTGAATATCACTGAAATAGGCCCTGTCGTCAATAGCACCGGCAAAGACGAACCGGCACTCGGGGTATGCCTTCACCACATCAGGTATGCATTGCACGACCGCCACCTGGTTCTTCCGGGGATTGATTACGGCGGGATATAGTACCGTCCGGTGTCCATTCTCCTGGCGCGGGTGATGTTCTATGAAATCGTCAATCGCAGCCAGGTCGATTCCGGCGAAGACCTGCTCTATCCGTTCCGGTGATATCCGGAATCTCCGGCCCAGCTCTCTGCCCACAGCTTCGGTCTGGGCCAGCACCCGGTCGACTCTCCTCAGCACCCATCCCTCAATCAGCGTGTACCGTAGCCAGTTGGTGAGACTGGGGGGAGCCAGCAGGTAGGGGTTGTGTGCCGTATAGACTACCGGTACCTTCCAGCGGAACAGCCTTCGAGCAAGCAGTACTGTTGCGCTGGGGAACTGGCTGTGGGCGTGAATGATGTCAATCCCGCCTTCCTTCATCAGGCGACGCAGCGCGGGGAGCAGTCGCAGGGAAAACCAGATAATCTTCAGGAAGTAGCTGAACAGATTGGACCCACGTAGCGGCAATGACCCGACTTCGTGGAAGCTGGTACCGGTATCACCGCGGGTTCTCAGGGCTAGCTTTATGTCAACAATAGCCACGTCGGCACCGGCACTAACGAGATGCCGGGTCAGTTCGTAGATTGTGCCCTCTACCGACCGGTCGGCATTCGATGATACCGGCAGGAAGCCTGTTCCCAGATGGACTACTCTCAATTCCTCTGCCTTACCGGTACGTCGGTACAACTTCCGATTTCCCTGTTTTATCCTTATGGTTCTGAAAAAGGAGCGCAGTGTGAACCAGACACTTGAGCTTCATGTTGACTCTTTCACCGATCCTGCCCAGCTTGGTCCTGACCGTTCTCAGCACCCAGTGTTGCAGGGGCGCATCGGCGGGAACAAAAGTATTAGCCTCACGGATGAAGCTACGCAACTCACCGTAGTAGCCAAAACCGTGTTTGCCGAAGAACTTCACCCAGAATCTCTTGCTGTGGACGTTGATATGCATGGGGTTTGACTGAATCCCGAGGGTTCTCCATAGTTTTGTTTCGAAGGGGAGAGCCGGCGTCGTGACAAAAACAAAGCCATCATCTCTGACAACTCTCCCGAGTTCACTGAGCAGGAGTGATGGCTGTCTCAGGTGTTCCAGGACTTCCAGGGCGGTGGCCCCGTCGAAGCTGTCGTCATCGAATGGGAGACGTTCGCAGTCCACGTCCACAACATGCAAGTGACGGGCTATCTTCGCATCTCTCGGATGGTTGATTGCATAGTCAGATATATCAACACCGGAAGCTTCGACACCATGTTTACGCCACACCGAGACCAGTTCGCC
Encoded proteins:
- a CDS encoding glycosyltransferase family 4 protein, producing the protein MYRRTGKAEELRVVHLGTGFLPVSSNADRSVEGTIYELTRHLVSAGADVAIVDIKLALRTRGDTGTSFHEVGSLPLRGSNLFSYFLKIIWFSLRLLPALRRLMKEGGIDIIHAHSQFPSATVLLARRLFRWKVPVVYTAHNPYLLAPPSLTNWLRYTLIEGWVLRRVDRVLAQTEAVGRELGRRFRISPERIEQVFAGIDLAAIDDFIEHHPRQENGHRTVLYPAVINPRKNQVAVVQCIPDVVKAYPECRFVFAGAIDDRAYFSDIQTMVRERDLSEYVAFTGQLPLETLYQQYRDATALVFPTLYESQGKVLIEA